In Tursiops truncatus isolate mTurTru1 chromosome X, mTurTru1.mat.Y, whole genome shotgun sequence, the following proteins share a genomic window:
- the LOC141277616 gene encoding uncharacterized protein, with amino-acid sequence MFTPWGGSFSGLLREDQGAPVHRPSINLLRFASASDSCCFLGESKLLGDREGLTFGGSSGIPLAPDHENIGSWRYQPTWDDCQQLLQTLLTTEERQRVLLEAKKNVLGANGQPTQLPNEIDAGFPLVRPNWDFNAPEGRERLKCIARLWWRVSMEQPDGPLIWLRLLGLQLVQKEIWSQLAEAYQPGTPGETHLFQVGDSVYVHRHRTQTLEPRWKGPYTVLLTTPTAIKVDGIAAWIHASHVKAAPATASSGWRARRTDNPLKLKLLQT; translated from the exons atgttcacGCCCTGGGGGGGTTCCTTCTCCggcctcctgcgtgaggaccaaggagccccggtgcaccggccttcaataaacctcttgcgttttgcatcggcttccgactcttgttgtttcctgggcgagtcgaaactcctaggagaccgcgaaggtctaacatttgggggctcgtccgggattccactcgccccggaccacgagaacatcgggagttggaggtaccag cccacatgggatgattgtcagcagctgcttcagactctcctaacgactgaggagaggcaacgggttcttttagaagccaaaaaaaatgtattaggcgccaatgggcaacctacccagctgcctaacgagattgatgctggtttcccactcgtcaggccaaactgggatttcaatgccccggaaggtagggagcgcctgaaatgtatcgccaggctctggtggcgggtctccatggagcagccagacggcccactaatttggctaag GCTATTGGGACTCCAACTGGTCCAAAAGGAGATATGGTCCCAACTCGCCgaggcctaccaaccgggaacaccgggagaaactcatcttttccaagtcggagactccgtatacgtccatcggcatcgaacccagacgttggaacctcgatggaaaggaccatacaccgtcctcctcaccaccccaacggccataaaagtggacggcatcgctgccTGGATTCATGCTTCACACGTGAAAGCTGCACCAGCGACGGCATCATCAGGATGGCGGGCCCGAAGAACCGACAACCCGCTCAAACTCAAGCTTCTACAAACCTAA